In a single window of the Thermofilum uzonense genome:
- a CDS encoding DUF72 domain-containing protein yields the protein MKMKLFVGTSGWVYDWNPDGIEWYVRESGFNAIELNMSFYSFPREENVEEWSKKAHELRWSVKVHRSITHIRKLNEKALPTWKRFLERFKDLEESIDFYLFQLPPSLTFNEKVVKRIELFSATCEKIAIEPRHLSWFTMEALNILKDKGVYVVTPDSPLFEGLPSMGVINIKGIVYVRMHGRLTWYNYGYMDEELYEVADRIVEAKPVKAYVFFNNNHDMLGDGRRLIEIFQEKYGTGLA from the coding sequence TGACGGAATAGAATGGTATGTACGCGAGTCTGGTTTTAATGCCATAGAGCTCAATATGAGCTTTTACAGTTTTCCAAGAGAGGAAAATGTCGAAGAATGGTCAAAAAAAGCTCATGAGCTGCGTTGGTCCGTCAAGGTTCACAGGAGTATCACTCACATTAGAAAGCTTAACGAAAAAGCTCTTCCAACCTGGAAAAGATTTCTTGAAAGGTTTAAGGACCTTGAAGAAAGTATTGATTTCTACCTTTTCCAGTTACCACCTAGCCTTACCTTTAATGAAAAAGTCGTGAAGAGAATCGAGCTATTCAGTGCAACATGTGAGAAGATTGCGATAGAGCCAAGACATCTTTCTTGGTTCACCATGGAAGCTCTTAACATACTTAAGGATAAGGGCGTTTATGTCGTCACACCGGATTCGCCGCTATTCGAGGGGCTGCCCAGTATGGGCGTTATAAACATTAAAGGCATCGTGTACGTACGAATGCATGGAAGGCTTACATGGTATAATTATGGATACATGGATGAAGAACTTTACGAGGTTGCTGATAGGATAGTCGAAGCCAAGCCTGTCAAAGCCTATGTTTTCTTCAATAATAACCACGACATGCTGGGTGATGGTAGGAGGCTAATAGAAATCTTTCAGGAAAAATATGGTACGGGGCTTGCCTAG
- a CDS encoding ABC transporter ATP-binding protein, with protein sequence MSEDKVLLKAEDLKMWFEVRRGLFAEPIPLRAVDGVSFDLGVAEAVSVVGESGSGKTTLGKTILRLYKPTGGKLIFKGRDITTLDEKDLMWYKKETGLVQQDPYGAMPSFMTIYRILEEPLIIHKIGSKEEREEMVFKALEEVRLTPVEDFAFKYPHMLSGGQLQRVAIARALILRPSLVVADEPVSMLDASVRVEILTLMRELQEKRNISFIYITHDLSTTRYFSEKIFIMYAGHLIERGPTKSVLRNPLHPYTRALLSAIPDPDPENRKRFRDVPPGEPPSLINPPPGCRFAPRCPFATDKCKREEPPEIEVEKDHFVKCWLYAFWS encoded by the coding sequence ATGAGCGAGGATAAGGTTCTTTTAAAAGCGGAGGACCTCAAGATGTGGTTTGAGGTTAGAAGAGGCCTCTTCGCCGAACCAATACCTCTACGCGCTGTGGACGGTGTCTCCTTCGACCTGGGTGTGGCTGAGGCTGTCTCTGTGGTCGGAGAGTCGGGGAGCGGTAAGACAACTCTTGGAAAAACTATTTTGAGGCTATACAAACCCACAGGCGGTAAACTAATCTTTAAGGGTAGAGACATAACCACCTTAGATGAAAAAGACCTAATGTGGTATAAGAAGGAGACCGGCCTCGTACAACAGGATCCTTACGGCGCCATGCCCTCGTTCATGACGATTTACCGTATCCTGGAAGAACCTCTAATTATCCACAAGATAGGTAGTAAGGAGGAGAGAGAGGAGATGGTATTTAAAGCCTTAGAGGAGGTTAGACTAACCCCTGTAGAAGACTTCGCCTTTAAATACCCGCACATGCTTAGCGGGGGTCAGTTGCAAAGGGTTGCTATTGCCAGGGCCTTAATACTTAGACCCAGTTTAGTTGTAGCAGACGAACCCGTCTCCATGCTCGATGCCTCAGTAAGGGTCGAGATTCTCACCCTCATGAGGGAGCTTCAAGAGAAACGAAACATCAGCTTCATCTACATAACACACGACCTGTCAACCACGAGGTACTTCAGCGAGAAGATATTCATAATGTATGCTGGACATTTAATTGAGCGTGGACCTACAAAATCTGTTCTACGCAATCCGCTCCACCCATACACGCGTGCACTGCTCTCCGCGATTCCTGACCCAGACCCTGAGAACAGGAAACGTTTCCGAGATGTTCCACCAGGTGAGCCTCCAAGCCTTATAAATCCCCCACCCGGATGCCGTTTTGCGCCCCGATGCCCGTTTGCAACTGACAAATGTAAGCGGGAAGAGCCGCCAGAAATAGAGGTCGAGAAAGATCATTTTGTCAAGTGCTGGCTTTACGCCTTCTGGTCCTAG
- a CDS encoding ABC transporter ATP-binding protein produces the protein MANIVLSVRDLYLYYRTRKGVVKAVDKVSFDLKRGETIAIVGESGCGKTSLARAIIRLLPRNVEKFDGVISLNGTDVMKMDEEEFRKRVRWQKISYVFQGSQNALNPVIKVGFQIAEPLMIHKGMGKEEALAEAKKYLRLVGIHESFLDRYPFELSGGMRQRAVIAMALVTNPDVVILDEPTSALDVITQANIINLLKRIKQEMNISYIFITHDVPLTSELADRVAVMYAGQIVELSDADEFYVSPKHPYSEKLMASVPTLRTDKKLEYIPGTPPSLINPPSGCRFHPRCPFAYERCIKEEPPLAETSKGSLVKCWLVHEGKR, from the coding sequence ATGGCTAATATTGTTTTATCCGTTCGGGATCTATATTTATACTATCGAACGAGGAAGGGTGTGGTAAAAGCTGTAGACAAGGTAAGCTTCGACTTAAAGCGCGGTGAAACAATCGCTATTGTTGGCGAGTCTGGATGTGGAAAAACCTCACTTGCAAGGGCCATAATACGGCTCTTGCCGAGAAATGTCGAGAAGTTTGATGGCGTAATAAGCCTTAATGGAACCGATGTAATGAAGATGGATGAGGAGGAGTTCAGGAAACGCGTAAGGTGGCAGAAGATATCTTATGTGTTCCAAGGGTCACAGAACGCTTTGAACCCTGTAATAAAGGTAGGTTTCCAGATTGCCGAACCACTTATGATCCACAAAGGTATGGGTAAGGAAGAAGCCCTCGCTGAAGCTAAAAAGTATTTGAGATTAGTCGGAATCCACGAGAGTTTCCTTGACAGGTATCCCTTCGAGTTAAGCGGTGGAATGAGGCAGAGAGCCGTCATAGCGATGGCCTTGGTGACAAACCCCGACGTAGTCATACTTGATGAGCCTACCTCGGCGCTCGACGTTATAACACAAGCTAACATTATAAACCTCTTAAAAAGGATAAAACAAGAGATGAATATTAGCTATATTTTTATTACACATGACGTCCCACTAACAAGCGAACTCGCAGACAGGGTCGCTGTGATGTACGCTGGACAAATAGTAGAGCTATCAGATGCCGACGAATTCTATGTATCACCCAAACACCCCTATTCTGAGAAGCTTATGGCCAGCGTCCCCACTCTACGAACAGACAAAAAACTCGAGTACATCCCAGGGACTCCGCCAAGCCTCATCAATCCACCCTCTGGCTGTCGCTTCCATCCCCGGTGCCCATTTGCATATGAACGGTGTATTAAGGAAGAACCCCCACTGGCTGAGACAAGCAAGGGATCCCTTGTAAAATGTTGGCTTGTTCATGAAGGAAAGAGGTGA
- a CDS encoding ABC transporter permease, whose product MSSSRGFAKSIINTLRELVSYKSGVLGLIMLLLLVVFSIYTIVTIPMDRAIAMWRGEGDMWIENPRLAPPEWIQFFVGKNLPKTMKFDSREISLNVAKSSAPVVGTNMRKVHIEFTFNYEYDDFPSELNMFFSSNFSKTTGAPIITITWVKPSGDRINLGDYYMTDNKYSLYFVIDPITRALVSYVRQNYGVEPSDLITNIQFLFGKFTKEALQKGNLEVEKGTYKVIIDATVFGNADLDCRMIVYGDVYGIAGTDHLRRPLEIALMWGAPVALAFGLTASLVTTFVEMIIATLSGYFGGLLDNLIQRVTEVYMVLPFLPFLILISVFYGLNIWTLLVVVIILSIFGPGIKSTRALVMQIKEYPYIEAAKAYGASDLRIIFLYIIPKILPPIVPGLISAVPGYVFLEAALALLGLGDPSLPTWGKVINNAYEQGALYKGYYYWVLEPSAFLIFTGLSFALLGFALDRIVNPRLREM is encoded by the coding sequence ATGAGTTCAAGTAGAGGGTTTGCAAAATCGATAATCAATACTCTGAGAGAGCTGGTGAGCTATAAATCAGGGGTTCTTGGCCTTATAATGCTCCTTTTACTTGTTGTGTTTTCAATATATACTATCGTGACTATACCCATGGATAGGGCAATAGCAATGTGGCGTGGAGAGGGCGATATGTGGATAGAAAACCCACGTTTAGCCCCGCCTGAATGGATACAGTTTTTTGTTGGGAAAAACCTTCCCAAGACGATGAAGTTTGATTCACGCGAGATCAGTTTAAACGTTGCTAAGTCATCAGCTCCTGTTGTCGGCACAAATATGAGAAAGGTTCACATAGAGTTCACCTTCAACTACGAGTATGATGATTTCCCCTCCGAACTCAATATGTTCTTTTCGAGCAACTTTTCCAAAACCACCGGAGCTCCAATCATTACAATCACCTGGGTTAAGCCTAGTGGTGATAGAATAAATCTTGGCGATTACTACATGACAGACAACAAGTACAGTCTCTATTTTGTAATTGATCCTATCACGCGTGCCCTCGTCTCGTATGTTCGCCAGAACTACGGTGTCGAGCCCAGTGATCTAATAACTAACATACAGTTTCTCTTCGGTAAGTTTACAAAGGAGGCTTTACAGAAGGGGAACTTAGAGGTTGAGAAGGGAACGTATAAAGTTATCATTGACGCCACCGTCTTTGGTAATGCAGATCTTGACTGCAGGATGATTGTTTATGGTGATGTTTATGGAATTGCCGGAACAGATCACTTACGTAGACCGCTAGAAATTGCGCTAATGTGGGGCGCTCCTGTAGCGCTTGCTTTCGGTTTGACAGCATCGCTCGTAACAACCTTTGTCGAGATGATAATTGCTACTCTCAGTGGCTATTTTGGAGGTCTTCTAGATAATTTGATTCAGCGCGTAACGGAAGTATACATGGTGCTCCCCTTCCTCCCCTTCTTGATATTAATTTCAGTCTTTTATGGCTTAAACATATGGACTCTCCTCGTGGTCGTAATTATTCTAAGCATATTTGGACCGGGAATTAAGTCTACTAGAGCATTGGTGATGCAGATAAAGGAATATCCATACATTGAGGCCGCGAAAGCATATGGCGCGTCCGACCTTAGGATAATATTTCTATATATTATTCCAAAGATACTACCACCAATAGTCCCTGGCCTCATCTCGGCTGTACCTGGATACGTTTTTCTAGAGGCGGCCTTGGCTTTACTCGGACTAGGAGATCCATCCTTACCCACTTGGGGGAAGGTAATAAACAATGCCTACGAGCAAGGAGCACTTTATAAGGGTTATTACTACTGGGTTCTAGAGCCGTCAGCCTTCCTCATATTCACTGGTCTTTCGTTCGCCCTACTCGGTTTCGCGCTAGACCGGATCGTTAATCCAAGACTCCGAGAAATGTAG